From Pseudomonas sp. G.S.17, the proteins below share one genomic window:
- the rfaP gene encoding lipopolysaccharide core heptose(I) kinase RfaP has protein sequence MKLFLAEPFKTLWAGRDAFAEVERLDGQVYRELEGRRTLRTEVEGRGYFVKIHRGIGWGEVAKNLITAKLPVLGAGKEWQAIARLKEVGVPTMTAVAYGERGSNPAAQHSFIVTEELAPTESLEDVSINWRNEPPEPRLKRAFIAEVARMVGMMHRAGVNHRDCYICHFLLHTDTPVTADDFRLSVIDLHRAQTRRVITPRWRNKDLAALYFSALDIGLTRRDKLRFLKGYFQQPLRQILAEEARLLSWLEMKADKLYQRKVRYGDAL, from the coding sequence ATGAAGTTGTTCCTTGCTGAACCGTTCAAGACGCTTTGGGCCGGACGCGATGCGTTCGCCGAAGTCGAGCGTCTGGACGGTCAGGTGTATCGCGAACTTGAAGGTCGGCGCACCTTGCGCACCGAAGTCGAAGGGCGCGGGTATTTCGTCAAGATTCATCGCGGCATCGGCTGGGGCGAAGTCGCCAAGAATCTTATTACTGCCAAATTGCCGGTGCTGGGCGCGGGCAAGGAATGGCAAGCCATCGCGCGCCTGAAAGAAGTCGGCGTGCCGACCATGACCGCCGTGGCTTACGGCGAGCGCGGCAGCAATCCGGCAGCGCAGCATTCGTTTATCGTCACTGAAGAGCTGGCGCCCACCGAAAGCCTGGAAGACGTCAGCATCAATTGGCGCAACGAGCCGCCGGAGCCGCGTCTGAAACGCGCATTCATCGCCGAAGTCGCGCGCATGGTCGGCATGATGCACCGCGCCGGGGTCAACCATCGCGACTGTTATATCTGCCACTTCCTGTTGCACACCGACACGCCCGTGACCGCTGACGATTTCCGCTTGTCGGTGATCGACCTGCATCGCGCCCAGACGCGCCGGGTGATTACCCCGCGCTGGCGCAACAAGGATCTGGCCGCCCTGTATTTTTCGGCACTGGACATTGGCCTGACCCGACGCGACAAACTGCGTTTCCTCAAAGGCTATTTCCAGCAGCCGCTGCGCCAGATTCTCGCCGAGGAAGCCAGGCTGCTGAGCTGGCTGGAAATGAAAGCCGACAAGCTGTATCAGCGCAAAGTGCGTTACGGGGATGCGCTCTGA
- a CDS encoding lipopolysaccharide kinase InaA family protein → MAGWNLESAYAFLAEDFGSLDAVFALQGERLTRDPLSEVIRVQRDGVNYYVKRYVGAGKGLRRYLGRPRVKSEWQNLKRFAKWGIPTADVIAWGLERKGASYDRGALITRELPNTEDLSALALRNDPLLADRRWVDGVSRQLARYTRAMHDQHFTHNDLKWRNLLVDDQAKLFLIDCPNGAFWWSFMLRYRITKDLACLDKVAKYHLSATQRLRFYLQYRQRARLNASDKKRIRHIVSFFEGRE, encoded by the coding sequence ATGGCGGGTTGGAACCTGGAATCGGCTTACGCCTTTCTCGCCGAGGACTTCGGCAGTCTGGACGCCGTGTTCGCCTTGCAAGGCGAGCGCCTGACTCGCGACCCATTGTCCGAAGTGATCCGCGTGCAGCGCGATGGTGTGAATTACTACGTCAAACGCTACGTCGGCGCGGGCAAAGGCTTGCGTCGCTATCTGGGCCGACCTCGGGTCAAGTCCGAGTGGCAAAACCTCAAGCGCTTCGCCAAATGGGGCATTCCCACGGCGGACGTCATCGCCTGGGGGCTGGAGCGCAAGGGCGCGTCCTATGATCGTGGCGCATTGATCACCCGCGAACTGCCCAACACCGAAGACTTGTCAGCGCTGGCGCTGCGGAACGATCCGTTGCTGGCGGATCGCCGGTGGGTCGATGGTGTCAGCCGCCAACTGGCGCGTTACACCCGCGCGATGCACGACCAGCACTTCACCCATAACGATTTGAAGTGGCGCAATTTGCTGGTGGACGATCAGGCCAAACTCTTTTTGATCGACTGCCCCAACGGCGCTTTCTGGTGGAGCTTCATGCTGCGCTACCGGATCACCAAGGATCTGGCGTGCCTGGACAAAGTGGCGAAATATCATCTGTCGGCCACCCAACGCCTGCGCTTCTATTTGCAGTATCGGCAGCGAGCGCGGCTCAACGCTTCCGACAAGAAACGTATCCGCCATATCGTCAGCTTTTTTGAGGGACGCGAATGA
- a CDS encoding lipopolysaccharide kinase InaA family protein: MTDFIAQSDRPLLERHGLADFQSLWEVQLDAVDEPNTGRGGWSSVFRLELEGSGFYLKRQSNYLMHTWHHPFGEPSFSREFRNISRYEKLGIPALHAVFYGEVKIGPERRAILLTRALDSWTDLDTLLQQWPELTTRQQSAILQACGQLARTVHSAGQVHGCFYPKHIFLKAKADAYLAQLIDLEKTRPLLFGKRDRVKDLEPLLRRAPMWSEAHVRELLAAYLQSGVDSPVVEQWCVRLGKRGSHKRGLHRNDQKEIR; this comes from the coding sequence ATGACCGATTTCATTGCACAAAGCGACCGGCCTTTGCTGGAACGCCACGGCCTGGCTGATTTCCAGTCGCTGTGGGAAGTCCAGCTGGATGCCGTCGATGAGCCCAACACTGGACGCGGCGGCTGGAGCAGCGTGTTTCGTCTGGAGCTGGAAGGCTCGGGCTTCTATCTGAAGCGCCAGAGCAATTACCTGATGCACACCTGGCATCACCCGTTTGGCGAGCCGTCGTTCTCCCGGGAATTCCGCAATATCAGCCGCTACGAAAAGCTCGGTATTCCGGCACTGCACGCGGTGTTTTACGGCGAAGTCAAAATCGGTCCCGAGCGTCGGGCGATCCTGTTGACCCGTGCGCTGGACAGCTGGACCGATCTGGATACCTTGTTGCAGCAATGGCCGGAACTGACCACGCGCCAGCAATCGGCGATCCTGCAAGCCTGCGGCCAGCTGGCGCGCACGGTCCACAGCGCGGGGCAGGTGCATGGCTGTTTTTATCCCAAGCATATTTTCCTCAAGGCCAAGGCCGATGCTTACCTGGCGCAGCTGATCGACCTGGAGAAAACCCGGCCGCTGCTGTTCGGCAAGCGGGATCGGGTCAAGGATCTGGAGCCGTTGCTGCGTCGCGCGCCGATGTGGAGCGAAGCCCATGTTCGCGAACTGCTGGCGGCGTATCTGCAATCAGGTGTCGACAGTCCGGTCGTCGAGCAATGGTGTGTTCGCCTGGGCAAGCGCGGCAGCCACAAGCGCGGTCTGCACCGCAATGATCAGAAAGAGATCCGCTGA
- a CDS encoding lipopolysaccharide kinase InaA family protein: protein MRLSELKAAGRTPATPMNLALADAAGPAELQLLSFLRVLPGQRYVGAGVWRGRPVLAKLLVGSKAARHFQRELAGVRLLAQQGLTTPLLLADGLQEGEGGWLLFELLEHAQSLGDAWAEVENQTPLSDDQQTVLAEALTAIAQLHAKGLWQEDLHLDNLLRHDGKLYLIDGAGIRAEEAGKPLSRQKVLENLGVFFAQLPKAFEPFIEELSVHYLLSNGEHGLPMEALQKQIDKVRSWRLKDFLDKTGRDCSLFSVVDGASELRAIRREEEAAMLPVLAEADALLEQGHLYKTGGAASVGKVEVNGRALVIKRYNIKDFAHWLKRFWRPSRAWHSWREGNRLMFLGIATPKPLAVQEQRFLGLRRKAYLVTEFLPGPDIIERFAPYVDSGAAPEAELVALDNLFAQLVGERISHGDLKGHNVFWDRDRWALIDLDAMCQHNSAASFASAFARDRARFMRNWPAQSALHQLLEQRLPKIA, encoded by the coding sequence ATGCGTTTGTCTGAACTCAAGGCGGCGGGACGTACGCCCGCAACGCCAATGAATCTGGCACTGGCCGACGCCGCAGGCCCGGCCGAACTGCAACTGTTGAGCTTTTTGCGCGTTCTGCCGGGGCAACGTTATGTCGGTGCTGGCGTGTGGCGCGGGCGTCCGGTGCTGGCCAAGTTGCTGGTGGGGTCCAAGGCTGCGCGGCATTTTCAACGCGAACTGGCCGGTGTCCGGCTGCTGGCGCAACAAGGTCTGACGACGCCGCTGCTGTTGGCCGACGGTCTGCAGGAAGGCGAGGGCGGCTGGCTGTTGTTCGAGCTGCTGGAACACGCGCAAAGCCTGGGCGATGCCTGGGCCGAAGTGGAAAATCAGACGCCGCTGAGCGATGACCAGCAAACCGTATTGGCCGAAGCACTGACCGCTATCGCGCAGTTACATGCCAAAGGCCTGTGGCAGGAAGACCTGCATCTGGACAACCTGCTGCGCCACGACGGCAAGTTGTACTTGATCGATGGCGCGGGGATTCGCGCCGAAGAAGCTGGCAAGCCGTTGTCCCGGCAAAAGGTGCTGGAAAACCTCGGCGTGTTCTTCGCGCAGTTGCCCAAGGCTTTTGAGCCATTCATCGAAGAATTGTCAGTGCATTATTTGCTCAGCAATGGTGAGCATGGCTTGCCCATGGAAGCCTTGCAGAAGCAGATCGACAAGGTGCGCAGCTGGCGCCTGAAGGATTTTCTCGACAAGACCGGACGTGATTGCAGCCTGTTCAGCGTGGTTGACGGCGCTTCCGAACTGCGCGCGATTCGTCGCGAAGAAGAAGCGGCGATGTTGCCCGTTTTGGCTGAGGCCGATGCGCTGCTGGAGCAAGGCCATTTGTACAAGACCGGCGGCGCGGCGAGTGTCGGCAAAGTCGAGGTCAATGGCCGCGCGCTGGTCATCAAGCGCTACAACATCAAGGACTTTGCCCACTGGCTGAAACGCTTCTGGCGGCCGAGTCGGGCATGGCATTCCTGGCGCGAAGGCAATCGGCTGATGTTCCTCGGCATCGCCACGCCCAAACCGCTGGCGGTGCAGGAACAACGTTTCCTTGGCTTGCGGCGCAAGGCTTATCTGGTGACCGAGTTTCTGCCGGGGCCGGACATCATCGAACGATTTGCGCCTTATGTTGACTCAGGTGCAGCGCCGGAAGCGGAACTGGTGGCGCTGGATAACCTGTTCGCGCAACTGGTTGGCGAGCGCATCAGTCACGGCGATTTGAAAGGGCATAACGTGTTCTGGGATCGGGATCGCTGGGCGTTGATCGACCTGGATGCCATGTGCCAGCACAACTCGGCAGCGTCGTTCGCCAGCGCCTTCGCCCGCGACCGCGCACGCTTCATGCGCAACTGGCCAGCGCAAAGCGCGCTGCACCAGTTGCTGGAGCAGCGCTTGCCGAAGATCGCATAA